The following is a genomic window from Flavobacteriales bacterium.
GGACTTGACCATCATGTCCACCGGTATCGGTACGGATAATATCGATATCGCCATCAATGAACTGGATGCTGCGGTGAATATCGATCTGGAGAAGAGGGAGGTCAAGACAGAACTCAGGTCCCTCAATATCGTTCGCCTAGGAACGTGCGGTGCACTTCAAGAAGATATCCAGGTGGACCAAGCGGTGGTATCCAAGTACGGTCTGGGATTCGATGGTCTGCTCAATTTCTATTCGGTAGATCAGACCAAGGATGAGATTTCCATCAGGGATGCTTTTATCTATGACACCGCTTATCCCATGCCCTTGGCCAAACCCTATATTATTGAAGGTGATCAGGACCTCAGGCTCAAGATCGCACCGGGACTACTAAGTGGAATAACAGCCACCGCTTCCGGATTCTACGCACCACAAGGAAGATCCTTGAGACTCGATCTAGAGTACCCAGAGATGAACCGATCGCTCCGCGAATTCAAGTGGAAGGAAGAGCGTATCATCAATTTCGAGATGGAGACTTCAGCGCTCTATGGACTGTCCAGAGCACTCGGACATCAGGCATGTACTGTATGCGCGGTCATAGCCAATAGGCTCAGAAAAGAGTATTCACGGGACTACAAGGCCACGGTGAAAGAGATGGTAGGAGAGGTTCTCGAGAGATTAACAAGTCATTGAAGAAACATAGCTGGTAGAGCACTTCCCACTGAGCCAGAGGAGTCAATCTTTGTATGGACCCAAATCAAGCACAGTGGAAATCAACGAGATCAAAGCATTGATCAGTCTCTTGGACGATCCAGACCCCGAAGTACAAGTTCATATCCGAGACCGCATCGTCCAGGAAGGTCGATGGATGATCCCCTTTCTCAACGAACAGATCGAATCCCAACAGGATGATCTGGAGGCGAGCCTTCTCATACAGGACATCGTACGTGACATCCAGGTCAAGGGTCTTGGTGAAGAACTCAGGAATTGGATCGCATCGGAGGAGAAGGACCTGATCACCGGAGCGACCATCATTGCTCGGTATGAGTATCCCGATCTGGAAGAGACCGAGGTGAGGGAATTCATCTCACGCATCAGACAGGATGTCTGGTTGGAACTCAATGAGAATCTGACTGCCTTCGAGCAGATCAAAGTGCTCAACATCGTCTTCTTCGATGAATATGGATTCAGTGGCAACAAGGAAGAATATCACCACACAGAGAACTCCTTCATCAATAAAGTGATCGAGAACCGGAGCGGTAATCCATTGCTCATCTCCATGCTCTACATGAGTGTGGCCTTGCAATTGGAGATTCCGATACGTGGGGTCAACCTCCCTAATCACTTCTTGGTTGCCTACATGGATGAGAACGGTATCGGTAAGGAAGTGGACGGGAAGGATGAGGAGATCATGTTCTACATCAACCCCTTCAGCAGAGGAGCAATTCTGCATAGAGCAGAGATCGATTCCTTCCTGCAACACCTGGATCTGAAGCCTGAACCCAAATTCTACCAAGCATGTACCAGTGAGGACATGATCAGACGAATGCTCAACAATCTCATACACGCCTATCGTAAGAATGGAGAGATCACCAAAGCAGAGGAGCTATCACGATTCTTGCCGAGTATCCCAGCGGAGTGATTTTTTCAGGGACTTAGTGTAGATTCGACATCTTCTCTAGTTGATAAGTGTTGGACGACTGTTCCGGTCTCATCGAGCCTAAGGCCTGAGCCTCAAGGTCTGAGAAAAAGTCAAGGAAGAATCGAAGGACTTATACACCAGTTATCAAGGTTCGATCCAGCGAGGTGAAGTGGTTGGCAGTCAAAGGATTTTGGGCCGGGCGGTCCAGTTATCAATACTTTTTCACATCTCCGAATCTGACCCTTGCATTCACATACATTTAACCTTGTCTTAAAACCGATAGGAATCCACATCGGTCATAGCACGACAATCGAACTTGAATCAAAAGAAATTTTTAAAGACCTAGAACCATGGATAGATACGATTTCCTCATCCTACAGATTATTCACGACCACAAAGAGAAGGGATTCTCTTCCAACATCAGACTAGCAGATCTTGAACGTGAGTTTTGGAAACGTATCGAAAGCGATCAATCTCTCTCCATCGGCCACGGGCGGATAGGCGAGCGTATCACCAAACTGTACATCGATGAGTTCATCGTCAACCGCAATGGCTACACACTGACCAAACGTGGAAGGATACAACTGAGCGAATCAGTGGTGAATTGATTCCCGAGAATCTTGAAAATATCAAAGGCCGATCTGATTCAGATTGGCCTTTTTTTCTGGGGTGGCTTTCCACAATGGTTCATAAAAGCTGTTCATATCGTGTTGATACATGAGTCCGCAGCTCTGGCTTCCGAAGCCCCTGTCTGTATATATTTGGTGTAAGCAAGTGAGAGATAGAGGGGGTCAACGGACCACCACATTTCAGTAGAGTTCCTTGCAAAAGGATTCTGCTCGGCACACGGGTCGAGTTTTTCTAATCGAAATGATTCTCTTAACGAGACTGTGGCGAAGATGATATGTATGATGCTGGAAGTGCTTGCACGGAAGGTATCTGTCCCCAAGGAGCATATCAGCGTTCTGCGATATTTCGTAGATGAGCCATTGGCGATTGTGGAATAGATGGCGTTAGCCTAAAAGAAGCAATCACCTTGAACTGTAGCTTGTGGGTTCTTTGTCGACCACGGTCGACAAAGGGCGAACGGGAGAATGATCGTTACGATTCGTTCTCCCGTTCTTGTTTTGCCTTACCCTCAGAGCTTCTTGCTAATTCTTCACCCCTCTGTGTGAACAATGCACTATCCCTCCTCGATAAAGACAAGGTCTATCGTTCCATATTCGTATAGGTCAGTAAGTAGAACAATTCAGATCTTTGCATGGTAGCCAAGAAAAAACTTGAGAAGAAGGACGCTCAGAAGATATTCGTCCTGGACACATCGGTACTTCTCTACGACAGTAACGCGATCAAGAATTTCAAAGAGCACAACGTAGCCATCCCGATACAGGTCCTCGAAGAGATTGATAATTTCAAGAAGGGCAATGACACCAAGAATTTCGAAGCCCGTGAATTCATCCGATTCACCGATGATATCGCACAAGGTCAATTGATAAACGATTGGATTCCGCTCAATGGATCTAAAACGGGAAGATTCAAGGTGGTCATCCATAATGAGAAACCCAGAGTGGATGCAGAGCGTGTCATAGGGGAAGGGAAGTACGACCACAAGATCCTCAACTGTGCTATCAGTCTACAAGAAGAGTACCCCGAAAAGAAAGTCGTGCTCGTTTCAAAAGATATCTGCCTACGACTGAAGGCCAAGGCACTGAACATACGGGCAGAAGACTATGAGACCGGGAAGATCAAGAACATCTCGGATCTCTACACTGGCAATACCACTATCGATAAGGTCGCACTGACCAAATTGGATACGCTAAGGAACAAAGGCTTCATCAAGCCGGATGAGGTCGGTATTAAGAATCCGAAATGCAATGAATACTTCGTCCTGCGATCTAAGGACAAGAAGCAAGAAGTACTCGCATACTACGAGGATGATATGAAAGCCCTTCGTGCGATCGAAGAGTATGAGGCATTCGGAGTGAAGGCCCTCAACCCAGAGCAGCAGTTCGCACTGCATGCATTGATGAACCCTAGGGTCAG
Proteins encoded in this region:
- a CDS encoding nucleoside phosphorylase, with product MALESSELVLNPDGSLYHIALLPHHVKDHVIVVGDPGRVDLIASFLDTVEATVSNREYYTKVGRYRGMDLTIMSTGIGTDNIDIAINELDAAVNIDLEKREVKTELRSLNIVRLGTCGALQEDIQVDQAVVSKYGLGFDGLLNFYSVDQTKDEISIRDAFIYDTAYPMPLAKPYIIEGDQDLRLKIAPGLLSGITATASGFYAPQGRSLRLDLEYPEMNRSLREFKWKEERIINFEMETSALYGLSRALGHQACTVCAVIANRLRKEYSRDYKATVKEMVGEVLERLTSH
- a CDS encoding PhoH family protein — protein: MVAKKKLEKKDAQKIFVLDTSVLLYDSNAIKNFKEHNVAIPIQVLEEIDNFKKGNDTKNFEAREFIRFTDDIAQGQLINDWIPLNGSKTGRFKVVIHNEKPRVDAERVIGEGKYDHKILNCAISLQEEYPEKKVVLVSKDICLRLKAKALNIRAEDYETGKIKNISDLYTGNTTIDKVALTKLDTLRNKGFIKPDEVGIKNPKCNEYFVLRSKDKKQEVLAYYEDDMKALRAIEEYEAFGVKALNPEQQFALHALMNPRVRLVTIQGVAGTGKTLLALASALEQRRDFRQIFVSRPIIPLANNDIGFLPGDVKDKVDPYMQSLWDNLNYIKDQFRKTDKKYRLIEEMQKSEKIAIAPLAYIRGRSLVKIFFVVDEAQNLTPHEVKTIISRAGDDTKIVFMGDIHQIDTPYLDSQSNGLSYLIDRIKDNPLFAHITLQKGERSDLANIANHYL